A window from Citrus sinensis cultivar Valencia sweet orange chromosome 5, DVS_A1.0, whole genome shotgun sequence encodes these proteins:
- the LOC102615988 gene encoding uncharacterized protein LOC102615988 — translation MMSGGNYTGIDNQKLSGSVPAVPDPGQVTVKFSDSNLQTFPPSDTRGKISGVSGPPSDVDDTFSKPASGSSDEAQSSGWFRAFTVAAYKPYFDVDTSDVLERIKDSLFPFRDTFTEKTSDNPDLYGPFWICSTLIFVAASIGTFVTYISHKVNNKDWNYDINLVPWSAGLFYGYVTIVPLCLYIILKYFSAPSGLVQLFCLYGYSLFVFIPALCLSVVPLEIFRWVIAGVAGFMSATFVALNLRAHIKSAGERWFLIVAAIFLLQLALAVALKIYLFTVTV, via the exons atgaTGTCCGGAGGCAATTACACGGGCATTGATAATCAGAAGCTCTCCGGATCCGTTCCT GCGGTTCCAGATCCAGGCCAGGTCACCGTCAAATTCTCAG ACTCTAATCTACAGACATTTCCGCCTTCTGATACGCGAGGGAAGATCTCTGGTGTTTCTGGCCCTCCCAGTGATGTCGATG ATACATTTTCGAAACCTGCCTCTGGTTCTTCTGATGAAGCTCAGTCTAGTGGTTGGTTTAGGGCATTCACAGTTGCTGCATACAAGCCCTACTTTGATGTTGACACTTCAGATGTTTTAGAGAGGATTAAGGACTCCCTTTTTCCATTCAGAGATACCTTTACTGAAAAAACATCCGATAACCCAGATTT GTATGGACCATTTTGGATATGCTCTACCCTTATATTTGTGGCCGCTTCTATTGGCACTTTCGTGACATACATATCACACAAGGTGAACAACAAAGATTGGAACTATGACATAAATCTGGTGCCTTGGTCTGCTGGCTTGTTCTATGGTTATGTCACAATTGTTCCTCTTTGTCTGTATATCATCCTTAAATACTTTTCAGCACCGTCCGGCCTCGTTCAGCTATTTTGTCTTTATGGCTATTCCCTATTTGTCTTTATTCCAGCACTG TGTCTCTCTGTTGTGCCCTTGGAGATTTTTAGATGGGTAATCGCAGGTGTGGCTGGGTTTATGTCAGCAACCTTTGTGGCGCTTAACCTTCGAGCCCACATTAAATCTGCTGGAGAAAGGTGGTTCTTGATTGTAGCTGCGATCTTCCTGTTACAGCTGGCCCTGGCCGTGGCATTGAAGATCTATTTGTTCACCGTCACAGTATAA
- the LOC102616559 gene encoding mitogen-activated protein kinase kinase kinase NPK1 isoform X1, with protein MQDLFGSVRRSIVFRTTAESTTDAQTANSPTPFSGGNLVERFNSCIRNSRVLSKHISPSVKMSPPIRWRKGELIGCGAFGRVYMGMNLDSGELLAVKQVLIAANFASKEKAQDHIKELEEEVKLLKDLSHPNIVRYLGTVREEESLNILLEFVPGGSISSLLGKFGPFPEAVMRTYTKQLLLGLEYLHNHGIMHRDIKGANILVDNKGCIKLADFGASKQVAELATISGAKSMKGTPYWMAPEVIRQTGHSYSADIWSVGCTVIEMATGKPPWSQQYQEVAALFHIGTTKSHPPIPENLSVKAKDFLLKCLEKEPDLRPTASELLKHPFVTGDDEDPVLHASVMKSSEILSPSHVANLESLQMLTSPGSPGSADICNLDSLSCSRVIAEKLSGSMHGWVTSNSNDDMCQLDQEDFVAGDRKLSSILAPNDLEKSRNPMCEPSDDWRWKFDGSPEPEKNELKPDSDESLKVPASRINASGEEDNGFSFPRGTPLSEDDDELTESKIKAFLDAKALELKKLQTPLYEEFYNSLNSACSPSFVESVCDETSPNYLKLPPKSRSPSRAPVGTSPVAVDAVGTGSPGSNGKRASNIGVASNISAQENSSPQPESCSPSMSFSERQRKWKEELRQELEREREMMRQAGVGGKSSSPKDRVVNRQRDRTSWFGGAVK; from the exons ATGCAAGATCTCTTCGGCTCAGTGCGCCGATCAATTGTATTCCGTACGACGGCGGAGTCCACCACCGACGCACAAACGGCAAACTCACCGACGCCGTTTTCCGGAGGAAATTTGGTGGAAAGGTTCAATTCTTGCATCCGCAATTCTCGAGTTTTAAGCAAACACATTTCGCCGTCGGTAAAAATGTCGCCGCCGATCCGATGGCGGAAGGGCGAGTTGATCGGTTGTGGGGCTTTTGGAAGAGTGTATATGGGAATGAATCTTGATTCCGGCGAGCTTTTAGCGGTGAAGCAG GTCTTAATTGCGGCAAATTTTGCTTCAAAGGAAAAGGCGCAG GATCACATCAAGGAGCTTGAGGAAGAAGTTAAGCTTCTAAAAGATCTCTCTCATCCAAACATTGTT AGATATTTGGGGACGGTTAGGGAGGAGGAATCATTAAATATTCTGTTGGAGTTTGTTCCTGGTGGATCAATATCATCACTTCTGGGGAAATTCGGACCCTTCCCAGAGGCT GTTATGCGAACTTACACGAAACAATTGTTGCTGGGGCTGGAATATTTGCACAATCATGGAATTATGCACAGGGACATTAAG GGAGCAAATATCCTTGTAGACAATAAAGGATGCATTAAACTTGCAGATTTTGGTGCATCCAAACAGGTTGCCGAGCTG GCAACCATTTCGGGTGCCAAGTCCATGAAGGGTACTCCATATTGGATGGCTCCAGAAGTCATTCGGCAGACTGGGCATAGCTA CTCTGCTGACATATGGAGTGTTGGATGTACGGTAATTGAAATGGCCACTGGAAAGCCTCCTTGGAGTCAACAGTATCAGGAG GTTGCTGCTCTCTTTCATATAGGGACTACAAAGTCTCATCCACCAATTCCAGAGAACCTTTCTGTGAAGGCAAAAGATTTTTTGCTGAAATGTCTGGAAAA GGAACCAGATTTGAGGCCAACAGCATCTGAATTGCTAAAG CATCCATTTGTCACTGGGGATGACGAGGATCCTGTTTTACATGCTTCTGTCATG AAAAGTTCTGAAATTCTTTCACCATCACATGTTGCCAACTTGGAAAGCCT TCAGATGTTGACCTCCCCTGGCTCACCTGGCTCAGCAGATATATGTAATTTGGATAGTCTGAGCTGCTCAAGAGTAATTGCGGAGAAATTGTCTGGAAGCATGCATGGATGGGTAACAAGCAATAGCAATGATGATATGTGTCAGCTTGACCAAGAGGATTTTGTGGCTGGTGATAGAAAGCTTAGTTCTATTTTGGCACCTAATGACCTTGAAAAG AGTCGTAATCCAATGTGTGAGCCTTCTGATGATTGGAGGTGGAAGTTTGATGGAAGTCCTGAACCAGAAAAAAATGAACTGAAACCAGACAGTGATGAGTCGCTTAAGGTGCCTGCAAGTCGCATCAATGCTTCTGGTGAGGAAGACAATGGATTTTCATTTCCTCGTGGTACTCCACTCTCtgaggatgatgatgaactTACTGAATCAAAAATCAAAGCCTTTCTGGATGCAAAG GCCTTAGAACTAAAGAAACTGCAGACGCCTTTATACGAAGAGTTTTATAACAGTTTAAATTCAGCTTGCTCTCCCAGCTTTGTGGAGAGCGTGTGTGATGAAACCTCTCCAAATTACTTGAAATTACCTCCTAAAAGCAGGTCACCCAGTCGGGCACCTGTTGGCACTTCACCTGTGGCCGTTGATGCAGTTGGCACAGGAAGTCCTGGTAGTAACGGCAAGCGAGCATCTAATATTGGTGTTGCAAGCAACATATCTGCACAAGAAAATTCATCCCCTCAGCCAGAGTCATGTAGTCCCAG TATGAGTTTTTCCGAGAGACAGAGAAAGTGGAAGGAAGAGCTTCGCCAAGAGCTTGAGAGAGAGCGAG AGATGATGCGCCAAGCAGGCGTGGGGGGGAAGTCATCATCTCCAAAGGATCGAGTTGTAAATCGGCAGAGAGATCGAACAAG TTGGTTTGGCGGAGCAGTGAAATAA
- the LOC102616559 gene encoding mitogen-activated protein kinase kinase kinase NPK1 isoform X2, whose product MQDLFGSVRRSIVFRTTAESTTDAQTANSPTPFSGGNLVERFNSCIRNSRVLSKHISPSVKMSPPIRWRKGELIGCGAFGRVYMGMNLDSGELLAVKQVLIAANFASKEKAQDHIKELEEEVKLLKDLSHPNIVRYLGTVREEESLNILLEFVPGGSISSLLGKFGPFPEAVMRTYTKQLLLGLEYLHNHGIMHRDIKGANILVDNKGCIKLADFGASKQVAELATISGAKSMKGTPYWMAPEVIRQTGHSYSADIWSVGCTVIEMATGKPPWSQQYQEVAALFHIGTTKSHPPIPENLSVKAKDFLLKCLEKEPDLRPTASELLKHPFVTGDDEDPVLHASVMKSSEILSPSHVANLESLQMLTSPGSPGSADICNLDSLSCSRVIAEKLSGSMHGWVTSNSNDDMCQLDQEDFVAGDRKLSSILAPNDLEKSRNPMCEPSDDWRWKFDGSPEPEKNELKPDSDESLKVPASRINASGEEDNGFSFPRGTPLSEDDDELTESKIKAFLDAKALELKKLQTPLYEEFYNSLNSACSPSFVESVCDETSPNYLKLPPKSRSPSRAPVGTSPVAVDAVGTGSPGSNGKRASNIGVASNISAQENSSPQPESCSPSMSFSERQRKWKEELRQELEREREMMRQAGVGGKSSSPKDRVVNRQRDRTRFASPGK is encoded by the exons ATGCAAGATCTCTTCGGCTCAGTGCGCCGATCAATTGTATTCCGTACGACGGCGGAGTCCACCACCGACGCACAAACGGCAAACTCACCGACGCCGTTTTCCGGAGGAAATTTGGTGGAAAGGTTCAATTCTTGCATCCGCAATTCTCGAGTTTTAAGCAAACACATTTCGCCGTCGGTAAAAATGTCGCCGCCGATCCGATGGCGGAAGGGCGAGTTGATCGGTTGTGGGGCTTTTGGAAGAGTGTATATGGGAATGAATCTTGATTCCGGCGAGCTTTTAGCGGTGAAGCAG GTCTTAATTGCGGCAAATTTTGCTTCAAAGGAAAAGGCGCAG GATCACATCAAGGAGCTTGAGGAAGAAGTTAAGCTTCTAAAAGATCTCTCTCATCCAAACATTGTT AGATATTTGGGGACGGTTAGGGAGGAGGAATCATTAAATATTCTGTTGGAGTTTGTTCCTGGTGGATCAATATCATCACTTCTGGGGAAATTCGGACCCTTCCCAGAGGCT GTTATGCGAACTTACACGAAACAATTGTTGCTGGGGCTGGAATATTTGCACAATCATGGAATTATGCACAGGGACATTAAG GGAGCAAATATCCTTGTAGACAATAAAGGATGCATTAAACTTGCAGATTTTGGTGCATCCAAACAGGTTGCCGAGCTG GCAACCATTTCGGGTGCCAAGTCCATGAAGGGTACTCCATATTGGATGGCTCCAGAAGTCATTCGGCAGACTGGGCATAGCTA CTCTGCTGACATATGGAGTGTTGGATGTACGGTAATTGAAATGGCCACTGGAAAGCCTCCTTGGAGTCAACAGTATCAGGAG GTTGCTGCTCTCTTTCATATAGGGACTACAAAGTCTCATCCACCAATTCCAGAGAACCTTTCTGTGAAGGCAAAAGATTTTTTGCTGAAATGTCTGGAAAA GGAACCAGATTTGAGGCCAACAGCATCTGAATTGCTAAAG CATCCATTTGTCACTGGGGATGACGAGGATCCTGTTTTACATGCTTCTGTCATG AAAAGTTCTGAAATTCTTTCACCATCACATGTTGCCAACTTGGAAAGCCT TCAGATGTTGACCTCCCCTGGCTCACCTGGCTCAGCAGATATATGTAATTTGGATAGTCTGAGCTGCTCAAGAGTAATTGCGGAGAAATTGTCTGGAAGCATGCATGGATGGGTAACAAGCAATAGCAATGATGATATGTGTCAGCTTGACCAAGAGGATTTTGTGGCTGGTGATAGAAAGCTTAGTTCTATTTTGGCACCTAATGACCTTGAAAAG AGTCGTAATCCAATGTGTGAGCCTTCTGATGATTGGAGGTGGAAGTTTGATGGAAGTCCTGAACCAGAAAAAAATGAACTGAAACCAGACAGTGATGAGTCGCTTAAGGTGCCTGCAAGTCGCATCAATGCTTCTGGTGAGGAAGACAATGGATTTTCATTTCCTCGTGGTACTCCACTCTCtgaggatgatgatgaactTACTGAATCAAAAATCAAAGCCTTTCTGGATGCAAAG GCCTTAGAACTAAAGAAACTGCAGACGCCTTTATACGAAGAGTTTTATAACAGTTTAAATTCAGCTTGCTCTCCCAGCTTTGTGGAGAGCGTGTGTGATGAAACCTCTCCAAATTACTTGAAATTACCTCCTAAAAGCAGGTCACCCAGTCGGGCACCTGTTGGCACTTCACCTGTGGCCGTTGATGCAGTTGGCACAGGAAGTCCTGGTAGTAACGGCAAGCGAGCATCTAATATTGGTGTTGCAAGCAACATATCTGCACAAGAAAATTCATCCCCTCAGCCAGAGTCATGTAGTCCCAG TATGAGTTTTTCCGAGAGACAGAGAAAGTGGAAGGAAGAGCTTCGCCAAGAGCTTGAGAGAGAGCGAG AGATGATGCGCCAAGCAGGCGTGGGGGGGAAGTCATCATCTCCAAAGGATCGAGTTGTAAATCGGCAGAGAGATCGAACAAGGTTTGCATCTCCAGGAAAATAA
- the LOC102620698 gene encoding microtubule-binding protein TANGLED, which yields MVARTPPKQRKVLAPLNPVLLRETVKKVDKCMARLQELQYTVTGGTKMISGVSLSPRSTRGYLRTSLRCKQESLRIKNATPRKSPKGKFPAPAGGEWRGMSLPAMLVGETVGEILQATQFAREIVAAVATKTKKITIEDPKTPVTEKRNHRPNPENTELRVRRKKEKQNKLQSIRSESDSPKRQRAQSRINFKVSPPKVIELDKENNRYLANRVSPRNKPWTKKTVLFPNPLFRATPSQQQKFCKTRSPVIARDKQPLFLSTPSSQQQKVSKIRSPVITRNKQTTPHKFLIKSPPSASKFQVKIKSPPVISSLSPTRSTNLSKKSPKLSTASKLRRSFSPSRLANRLVSPLKSRKTVQKCDGQMSGLKQRPTYVPKRFSMGRI from the exons atggttgCAAGAACCCCACCAAAGCAGAGGAAAGTTTTGGCTCCTCTTAATCCCGTGCTTCTCAGAGAAACTGTAAAGAAG GTGGACAAATGTATGGCAAGATTGCAAGAGCTGCAATACACAGTAACAGGAGGGACTAAGATGATTTCTGGGGTTAGCCTCAGTCCCAGAAGTACTAGAGGTTACTTGAGAACTAGTCTCAGGTGCAAGCAAGAGTCTTTAAG GATCAAGAATGCTACCCCCAGAAAATCTCCCAAGGGAAAATTTCCAGCACCTGCAGGAG GTGAGTGGCGTGGAATGTCGTTACCAGCAATGCTAGTAGGCGAAACAGTGGGAGAAATTCTACAAGCAACTCAATTTGCAAGAGAAATAGTGGCTGCAGTTGCTACCAAGAccaagaaaattacaattgaaGATCCAAAAACACCTGTGACTGAAAAGAGAAACCACCGGCCAAATCCTGAAAACACCGAGCTGAGAGTTagaagaaagaaggaaaagcAGAATAAGCTGCAATCGATTAGATCAGAATCTGATTCTCCAAAGCGTCAAAGGGCTCAATCACGAATCAACTTCAAGGTTTCACCTCCAAAAGTAATAGAACTTGATAAGGAGAACAACAGATACTTGGCAAATAGAGTGTCACCCAGAAACAAGCCTTGGACTAAAAAGACTGTATTGTTTCCAAATCCTTTGTTTCGTGCAACACCTTCACAACAGCAAAAGTTTTGCAAGACAAGGTCTCCAGTTATTGCAAGAGATAAGCAACCTTTGTTTCTTTCAACACCCTCTTCACAGCAGCAAAAAGTGAGCAAGATAAGGTCTCCAGTTATTACAAGAAACAAGCAAACTACTCCACACAAGTTCTTGATTAAGTCCCCGCCTTCGGCCTCCAAGTTTCAAGTGAAAATCAAAAGTCCACCAGTGATTTCTTCTCTTTCGCCCACAAGGTCAACAAACTTAAGCAAGAAGTCCCCGAAGTTGTCAACAGCATCAAAACTGCGTCGATCATTTTCACCTTCAAGATTGGCAAACAGATTGGTGTCTCCATTGAAGAGCAGAAAAACTGTACAGAAGTGTGATGGGCAAATGAGTGGATTGAAACAGCGTCCTACTTATGTGCCTAAGCGATTCTCAATGGGGAGAATCTAA
- the LOC102620985 gene encoding kinesin-like protein KIN-14S, whose product MDSKNRDTNFDSSNTDHTLKSESCDSVEETTNSLERVEDTKNSVDEDSVSNGRQEFSPVQGPALPILQKIACLSSEIENLKRDHTSLLHHVKSISTDFFPGPDVLDTLRLLSNEHELLKKKYVDVSSERKQLYNEVIELKGNIRVFCRCRPLNKAENANGSTSVVEFDSSQENELQIVSSDSSKKQFKFDYVFKPEDNQEAVFAQTKPVVTSVLDGYNVCIFAYGQTGTGKTFTMEGTPENRGVNYRTLEELFRVSKHRNGIMRYELFVSMLEVYNEKIRDLLVENSNQPSKKLEIKQAAEGGTQEVPGLTEAQVYGTEEVWELLKSGARVRSVGSTNANELSSRSHCLLRVSVKGENLINGQKTKSHLWLVDLAGSERVGKIEVDGERLKESQFINKSLSALGDVISALASKSGHIPYRNSKLTHILQSSLGGDCKTLMFVQISPSSSDLGETLCSLNFASRVRGIESGPARKQSDISELFKYKQMAEKLKQDEKETKKLQDNLQSVQLRLAAREHICRALQEKVKDLENQLAEERKTRIKQETRAFAATSTQSTLKQVAVKTKTEKKPPLAPSKMRMPLRRISNFVPPQSPRPPQKKNTMRTTMAASEGKENTQRTTMTAPTNAKMLMIPRRMSIAVRPTPSTTQAIQPKRRVSIATLRPETSSHMTTPLHTSLSRHQNGNAIGRQSLMRDPRKARYSKLFSPMPELNTALESTPTAMRCSSKFMGSPPTQAPGSWKPKHPTVVALQRKTLVWSPLKARSMKNYRRSLLPSQTFN is encoded by the exons ATGGACTCCAAGAACCGCGACACCAACTTCGATTCTTCTAACACAG ATCATACCTTAAAGAGTGAATCTTGTGACTCAG TTGAAGAAACTACAAATTCTTTAGAAAGAGTAGAAGATACTAAAAATTCTGTGGATGAGGATAGTGTATCGAATGGAAGACAAGAATTTTCTCCAGTGCAGGGGCCAGCTCTTCCAATACTGCAAAAGATTGCATGCTTGAGCTCTGAAATTGAG AATTTGAAGAGAGATCACACAAGTCTTTTACATCATGTGAAGAGCATAAGTACTGATTTTTTTCCAGGCCCCGATGTCTTAGATACTCTCCGGCTGCTCA GTAATGAACATGAACTTTTGAAGAAGAAGTATGTAGATGTATCCTCTGAGAGGAAGCAGCTTTACAATGAAGTGATTGAGTTGAAAGGCAATATTAGGGTCTTCTGCAGATGTAGGCCTTTAAACAAAGCTGAAAATGCTAATGGATCCACTTCTGTAGTCGAGTTTGACTCATCACAAGAAAATGAGCTACAAATTGTTTCCTCTGATTCTTCCAAAAAGCAATTCAAGTTTGATTATGTGTTTAAGCCTGAGGACAATCAAG AGGCTGTATTCGCGCAAACTAAGCCCGTCGTGACTTCGGTATTGGATGGGTACAATGTATGCATCTTTGCATACGGGCAAACAGGAACTGGGAAGACATTTACAATGGAAGGAACACCTGAAAATAGGGGTGTGAACTACAGGACTTTGGAGGAGTTGTTCCGTGTTTCCAAACACAGAAATGGTATCATGAGATATGAGCTATTTGTTAGCATGTTAGAGGTATACAATGAGAAGATAAGGGACCTTTTGGTAGAAAACTCCAACCAGCCTTCTAAGAA GTTGGAGATAAAGCAAGCAGCAGAAGGTGGTACCCAAGAAGTGCCAGGACTCACTGAAGCTCAAGTATATGGTACAGAGGAAGTGTGGGAGCTACTTAAGTCTGGAGCCAGAGTTAGATCTGTTGGATCCACCAATGCCAATGAGCTCAGTAGCCGGTCTCACTG CTTGTTGCGAGTAAGTGTGAAGGGGGAGAATCTGATAAATGGGCAGAAGACTAAGAGTCACCTCTGGCTGGTAGACTTGGCAGGCAGTGAACGTGTGGGGAAGATTGAAGTTGATGGTGAGAGGTTGAAGGAATCTcagtttataaataaatctctCTCTGCACTTGGTGATGTTATATCTGCTCTGGCATCTAAATCAGGCCACATTCCGTACAG GAACTCGAAGCTCACTCATATTTTGCAGAGCTCTCTAG GTGGAGATTGCAAGACTCTGATGTTTGTTCAGATCAGCCCAAGTTCTTCAGACCTTGGAGAGACCCTTTGTTCACTGAATTTTGCCAGCCGAGTTCGGGGAATTGAAAGTGGTCCTGCTCGGAAACAATCAGACATTTCTGAACTTTTTAAGTACAAGCAAATG GCAGAAAAGTTAAAGCAGGATGAGAAGGAGACAAAGAAGTTGCAGGACAATTTGCAGTCTGTACAATTAAGGCTCGCTGCCAGAGAACATATCTGCAGAGCCCTTCAAGAAAAG GTCAAGGACCTGGAAAATCAATTAGCTGAGGAAaggaaaacaagaataaagCAGGAAACGAGAGCTTTTGCTGCTACATCTACTCAGTCAACTCTTAAACAAGTTGCAGTAAAGACCAAGACAGAGAAAAAGCCACCATTGGCTCCTTCAAAAATGAGGATGCCATTACGAAGAATCAGTAACTTCGTGCCTCCACAATCTCCTCGCCCTCCTCAGAAAAAAAACACTATGAGAACCACAATGGCAGCATCCGAGGGAAAAGAAAACACTCAGAGAACCACAATGACAGCCCCAACAAATGCTAAAATGCTTATGATTCCAAGAAGGATGTCAATTGCTGTCAGACCTACTCCTTCAACAACACAAGCTATTCAGCCAAAGAGACGCGTATCCATTGCTACCCTCCGCCCAGAAACAAGCTCACACATGACAACACCACTCCACACCTCTCTATCACGACATCAAAATGGAAATGCAATCGGCAGGCAATCATTAATGAGGGATCCACGAAAGGCAAGATACTCGAAACTGTTTTCTCCCATGCCGGAGCTCAACACAGCTTTGGAAAGTACACCAACAGCAATGAGGTGCAGTAGTAAGTTCATGGGAAGTCCCCCTACGCAGGCACCGGGTTCTTGGAAGCCCAAGCATCCAACTGTTGTTGCACTGCAAAGGAAAACACTTGTGTGGAGTCCTTTGAAGGCGAGAAGCATGAAGAACTACAGGAGATCATTATTGCCTTCTCAAACCTTCAATTGA
- the LOC102617056 gene encoding uncharacterized protein LOC102617056 isoform X1, producing MASSSIASCCFYSNSPLTPSNSASTSTAHFALSFSHTIFDGSTNISSLKKAPWSSSRTYAKFDKFQGDNLEETPNTSPVETQEQALQEEQQEEDDSCLPSDLEGAVRQSSQASSLFVSAGGMRAIVELLIPQLQFLDDEGAQAELWELSRLFVDTLIEETGSQRVKAIFPDAGAAALLKYRWKDAAFGFSSLSDRKPVEKEDEIIVMVVPDYQMLGYVEKISSDLSDDPPRPLIMWNPRLISEDVGVGINVRNLRRYFLSTFTPVYSMRPLPSGAVFRCYPGLWKVFYDDKDRPNRYLLAKELVSRPNADDLEIIFGEVEGKSDEGPSLFSQAASIFSSLNRFMKAISK from the exons ATGGCTTCTTCTTCAATAGCAAGCTGCTGTTTCTACAGCAACTCTCCATTAACACCAAGCAATTCAGCCTCAACCTCAACCGCTCATTTTGCCTTATCTTTTTCTCACACTATCTTCGATGGGTCCACCAATATTTCATCACTAAAGAAAGCACCTTGGTCTAGCTCAAGAACTTATGCCAAGTTTGACAAATTCCAAGGTGACAATCTTGAGGAGACCCCAAATACATCTCCTGTTGAGACACAGGAACAAGCACTTcaagaagaacaacaagaagaagatgacag CTGCTTGCCTTCTGATTTGGAAGGTGCTGTCAGGCAATCAAGTCAAGCAAGCTCCTTGTTTGTTTCTGCAGGAGGAATGAGAGCAATT GTCGAGCTCTTGATTCCCCAGCTGCAGTTTCTAGATGATGAAGGTGCACAGGCTGAACTCTGGGAATTGTCGAGGCTTTTCGTGGATACTCTTATTGAGGAAACAGGATCTCAG AGAGTAAAAGCCATATTTCCGGACGCTGGTGCTGCTGCACTTCTAAAATATCGGTGGAAGGATGCTGCTTTTGGATTCTCCAG CTTAAGCGATCGAAAACCTGTGGAGAAAGAAGATGAGATTATTGTTATGGTCGTTCCAGACTATCAGATGTTGGGATATGtagaaaaaatttcatcagATCTCTCAGATGATCCA CCAAGGCCTCTTATCATGTGGAACCCACGTCTTATTAGCGAGGATGTTGGAGTTGGTATTAATGTTCGCAATTTGAGGCGGTACTTTTTGAg CACTTTCACTCCAGTTTACTCTATGAGACCTCTTCCATCTGGTGCCGTGTTCAGATGTTATCCGGG ATTATGGAAGGTGTTTTATGATGATAAAGATAGACCGAATAGGTATCTGCTAGCCAAAGAATTAGTTAGCCGTCCGAATGCTGATGATCTTGAG ATAATATTTGGAGAGGTAGAAGGAAAGTCAGATGAGGGTCCATCTTTGTTCAGTCAAGCGGCAAGTATTTTCTCATCACTAAATCGATTCATGAAAGCAATTTCAAAGTAA
- the LOC102617056 gene encoding uncharacterized protein LOC102617056 isoform X2 — protein sequence MRAIVELLIPQLQFLDDEGAQAELWELSRLFVDTLIEETGSQRVKAIFPDAGAAALLKYRWKDAAFGFSSLSDRKPVEKEDEIIVMVVPDYQMLGYVEKISSDLSDDPPRPLIMWNPRLISEDVGVGINVRNLRRYFLSTFTPVYSMRPLPSGAVFRCYPGLWKVFYDDKDRPNRYLLAKELVSRPNADDLEIIFGEVEGKSDEGPSLFSQAASIFSSLNRFMKAISK from the exons ATGAGAGCAATT GTCGAGCTCTTGATTCCCCAGCTGCAGTTTCTAGATGATGAAGGTGCACAGGCTGAACTCTGGGAATTGTCGAGGCTTTTCGTGGATACTCTTATTGAGGAAACAGGATCTCAG AGAGTAAAAGCCATATTTCCGGACGCTGGTGCTGCTGCACTTCTAAAATATCGGTGGAAGGATGCTGCTTTTGGATTCTCCAG CTTAAGCGATCGAAAACCTGTGGAGAAAGAAGATGAGATTATTGTTATGGTCGTTCCAGACTATCAGATGTTGGGATATGtagaaaaaatttcatcagATCTCTCAGATGATCCA CCAAGGCCTCTTATCATGTGGAACCCACGTCTTATTAGCGAGGATGTTGGAGTTGGTATTAATGTTCGCAATTTGAGGCGGTACTTTTTGAg CACTTTCACTCCAGTTTACTCTATGAGACCTCTTCCATCTGGTGCCGTGTTCAGATGTTATCCGGG ATTATGGAAGGTGTTTTATGATGATAAAGATAGACCGAATAGGTATCTGCTAGCCAAAGAATTAGTTAGCCGTCCGAATGCTGATGATCTTGAG ATAATATTTGGAGAGGTAGAAGGAAAGTCAGATGAGGGTCCATCTTTGTTCAGTCAAGCGGCAAGTATTTTCTCATCACTAAATCGATTCATGAAAGCAATTTCAAAGTAA